Part of the Flavobacterium okayamense genome, GTTTTGTTAAATATTTGGCAAATTTACATATTTGAAATGAATTTTTACTTTTTTAAAAATTTTAAAATAATTGGTTTTTTATTTGTTGGAGATAATTTTAATAGTATATTTGCACCCACAAATTCGGGGTGTAGCGTAGCCCGGTCATCGCGCCTGGTTTGGGACCAGGAGGTCGCAGGTTCGAATCCTGCCACCCCGACAAAAGCCTTCTCAATTTTGAGGAGGCTTTTTTATTTATGGTAGTTATGTTTTATACTTACATTTTATTCAGTACAAAGACACATAAGTATTACGTTGGTCAAACTAATAATTTATCTGATAGATTATTCAGACATAATTCAGGACAACAAGTTTCAACTAAAAATGGTATTCCTTGGATTTTGATTGTTTCTTTTGATTTTTCAACGAGAAAGGAAGCGGTTTATTTGGAAACTAAAATTAAGAAAAGAGGTATTAAAAGATTTTTAATTGATAATGATTTATTAGAACAATAATAGCGTCCCGCAAGGGCGGGAAGGTCGCAGGTTCGAATCCTGCCACCCCGACAAAAGCCTTCTCATTTATGAGAAGGCTTTTTTATTGAAATAATCAATTGTAAAATAGTTTTTTGTAATCTTAATAACACTTTTATTATTTCAAATTTCTTACTTTTGAAACTCAAAAAAATAATACAATATGTCAAATTCTATAGAAAGAGTAAAATGTTTAATAATAGGCTCTGGTCCTGCAGGTTATACTGCAGCAATTTATGCAGCTAGAGCAAATATGTTTCCAGTATTATACCAAGGTCAGCAACCAGGAGGTCAATTAACAACTACAAATGAAGTTGAAAATTTTCCTGGATATCCTGATGGAATTACTGGCCCTGAAATGATGGTACAATTACAAGCACAAGCAACTCGTTTTGGTACAGATATCCGTGATGGATGGGCAACAAAAGTTGATTTTTCAGGAGAAGTACACAAAGTTTGGATAAATGATACAATTGAAATACATGCTGATACAGTTATTATTTCTACAGGTGCTTCTGCAAAATATTTAGGTTTAGAATCAGAGCAACATTATTTAAAATTAGGTGGTGGAGTTTCAGCTTGTGCGGTTTGTGATGGTTTCTTTTATAGAAATCAAGAAGTTGTAATCGTAGGAGCAGGAGATAGTGCTTGTGAAGAAGCTCACTATTTATCTCATATTTGTAAAAAAGTAACCATGTTAGTTAGAAGTGATGTTTTTAGAGCTTCTAAAATTATGGAAGAGCGTGTGCGTAAAACGCCAAATATTGAAATTTTAATGCATACTGAAACAGATGAGGTTTTAGGTGACGGACAAGTAGTTACTGGTGTTAGAGCTAAAAATAGAGCGACAGGAGAAGTTACTGAAATTCCTGCAACTGGTTTCTTTGTCGCTATTGGACACAAGCCAAATACAGATATTTTTGCAGATTATTTAGATTTAGACGAAACAGGATACATTAAAAATATTCCAGGTACTGCAAAAACAAATGTGCCAGGTGTATTTGTTGGCGGAGACGCAGCAGATCATGTGTATCGTCAGGCAATTACTGCTGCTGGAACTGGTTGTATGGCGGCTTTAGATGCAGAACGTTATCTAGCTTCGAAAGAGTAATAAATTTTAAGATATTAAAAATCCCGCTTTTAGCGGGATTTTTTTATTGTTTCAAGTAGTCATATAAACTTTCTATATCTTCTTTATCTAAGTTATTTGAAAAAGTAGCTATATGATATACTTTTTTAAAAGTTTTTACTTTAGTAGTATCAATTTGATTTTTAAAAGTTAGCCAAGTTTTTAATTTTATCGAATCTATATTTGCCAATGCGGGTCCAGTCATATTTTTATGAAGCCTATGACAAGCTGAACAATTAGAATCGAATATTTCTTTTCCTTTGTTTTCGTTTTCAGTCAAACTAATTGTTCCACAAATTAAAGTTGGTTCAGGAGTAGCACAATTTAATTTTTGCGCATTATTTTGTAAGGTAAAAATGATAAAAATAACGGATAAGAATGTCAATATTGAAAAAATAAATATGTAAATTCTTAATCTTTTCATTGTTTAAGAAGCCTAGCTCTTTGTGTTCCTAATATAGGATATACTTTTACAGTTGGAATTTCTTCTGTTCCTTTTCCGGTAGTTTCTACTTTATTGGTATTGGTAAACATAATTTCAAAATCCATGTAGTCGTCATAGAATTTTTCAGTAGTTGTAATTAAACTTCCATTAACTTCAAACATTGAAAATATTCCATTATCGAAAACTGATGCCTGTAAAAGAATACCATTGTTTTCGTCAATAATGTATTGACCTTTCGCTTTGTCTTTTTCGATTAAAAAATAATTTCGAGGTTGATTATTGTAAACCAAAACATATTTGTAAGTTCCTATAGTATCTGTTTTAGTAAAGTGAAATTCCATATCAATTTCTTGTTTACCTTTCGCGCTAACGATTTCTAATTTACCTTTGTAATTCCCCAGAAAGTCATCAGGAAAATTCTTTTCTTGACCAAAACTTAGTCCGAAAGTTAGAAAACTTACTATGTATAGGAATAATTTCAATTAGAACTCTTTTTTATATAAAGTAGTTGAATTAGTAAATTTTAGAATTTCAATTTTTGGCTCGCCGTATAATTCTATTTCACTTTTTCCTGAAGCAGAAATAGTGATAAAGTTGGTAGCGTAAACAATTGCTTTTGCATAGCCTTCAATATTGATTTCTAAATCTTTAGCTGTTAATTTCTTTACATCTAAATTAACATTATTATCCAAACGAAGTTTTACAGTTTCGGCATCACCTTCAATTTTAGCTTCACTCTTTTCATACATATCCACTTTAAGTTCGGGTGAAGCTACTAAGGCTTTTAATTCTGCATTTTTACTTAATTCTAATGTAGTATTTTGAGCCTTTACATTTAATTCTGCTTCAGCTTTGTCATTTAAAATTAATGTAAAATAATTTGACTGAACGTTTAAAAACGATTTCGATTTATCGTAATTTTTTATTGTAATGTTTTCAGCTTGTAAATCATTTAATGCATTAACTACAGTTTCACCTTTAGCGGAAACTAATTTTAAATTTTCGGTGTAATTAATACGAATTGAAAACTTTTTTGCGCTAATAACATCTTTTAAAGCATAAACGCGAAGTGTGTTACCTGCAAC contains:
- a CDS encoding cytochrome c → MKRLRIYIFIFSILTFLSVIFIIFTLQNNAQKLNCATPEPTLICGTISLTENENKGKEIFDSNCSACHRLHKNMTGPALANIDSIKLKTWLTFKNQIDTTKVKTFKKVYHIATFSNNLDKEDIESLYDYLKQ
- a CDS encoding GIN domain-containing protein — translated: MKKFTLVLTLVLFTTLSFGQKKEKIKGSKIITHTINDLESFENIEVEDNLEVFLVKGDKPSLEIEADDNLHDAINFSVAGNTLRVYALKDVISAKKFSIRINYTENLKLVSAKGETVVNALNDLQAENITIKNYDKSKSFLNVQSNYFTLILNDKAEAELNVKAQNTTLELSKNAELKALVASPELKVDMYEKSEAKIEGDAETVKLRLDNNVNLDVKKLTAKDLEINIEGYAKAIVYATNFITISASGKSEIELYGEPKIEILKFTNSTTLYKKEF
- a CDS encoding GIY-YIG nuclease family protein, whose product is MFYTYILFSTKTHKYYVGQTNNLSDRLFRHNSGQQVSTKNGIPWILIVSFDFSTRKEAVYLETKIKKRGIKRFLIDNDLLEQ
- the trxB gene encoding thioredoxin-disulfide reductase, which codes for MSNSIERVKCLIIGSGPAGYTAAIYAARANMFPVLYQGQQPGGQLTTTNEVENFPGYPDGITGPEMMVQLQAQATRFGTDIRDGWATKVDFSGEVHKVWINDTIEIHADTVIISTGASAKYLGLESEQHYLKLGGGVSACAVCDGFFYRNQEVVIVGAGDSACEEAHYLSHICKKVTMLVRSDVFRASKIMEERVRKTPNIEILMHTETDEVLGDGQVVTGVRAKNRATGEVTEIPATGFFVAIGHKPNTDIFADYLDLDETGYIKNIPGTAKTNVPGVFVGGDAADHVYRQAITAAGTGCMAALDAERYLASKE